A single Ziziphus jujuba cultivar Dongzao chromosome 11, ASM3175591v1 DNA region contains:
- the LOC107433111 gene encoding uncharacterized protein LOC107433111, giving the protein MAGMYIIGSLAGTFAFAYLCDITVSEWKIFGGSTPGTVSNKEWFKETEKRFQDWPRTAGPPVVMNPISRQNFIVKPRSE; this is encoded by the exons ATGGCAGGAATGTACATCATAGGATCTTTAGCAGGAACATTCGCATTTGCATATTTATGTGACATCACTGTTTCCGAATGGAAGATATTTGGAG GTAGCACACCGGGAACTGTTTCAAACAAGGAATGGTTTAAAGAAACCGAAAAGAGGTTCCAGGATTGGCCTCGCACTGCAGGACCTCCTGTTGTGATGAACCCCATTAGTCGCCAAAATTTCATCGTGAAACCTCGTTCTGAATAG
- the LOC107433108 gene encoding fasciclin-like arabinogalactan protein 11, whose protein sequence is MESVRATSQLLFSLLFIFFLLSPISAKTPVADSPAVAPSAPVPPKTKSTPAPTVPPKSTVPESSGPPNIITILQKAGSQFTTFIKLLRSTLVANQINTQLAGRTQGLTVFAPTDSAFSALGSGALNALSSEQQLHLIQYHVLPAVYTLSQFETITNPVHTQAGNSENGQYPLNITSTGSTVNITTGVVNATVTNTVYTDDQFSVYQVDKVLLPLDIFGRKSTPVAPAPAPLKPQKAVEDAEAPAKTTEVPPPPPSGAIGMKHHGFVAVILAMGVLKALLL, encoded by the coding sequence ATGGAGTCCGTAAGAGCAACAAGCCAACTTCTCTTTTCCCTTCTCTTTATATTCTTCCTTCTTTCACCCATTTCTGCTAAGACCCCAGTAGCAGATTCTCCAGCAGTGGCACCATCCGCCCCCGTCCCACCCAAGACCAAGAGTACTCCGGCACCGACGGTCCCACCAAAGTCGACAGTTCCGGAATCTTCGGGCCCACCAAACATCATCACCATCCTCCAAAAGGCTGGAAGCCAGTTCACGACCTTCATCAAGCTTCTGAGAAGCACTTTAGTTGCCAACCAGATCAACACGCAGCTCGCTGGTCGAACCCAGGGCCTCACTGTCTTCGCACCCACCGACAGTGCCTTTTCCGCACTCGGTTCAGGTGCCTTGAACGCCCTCTCCAGTGAACAACAGCTCCATTTGATACAGTACCATGTCCTCCCAGCCGTCTACACCTTGTCCCAGTTCGAAACTATAACCAACCCTGTGCATACACAGGCCGGCAACAGCGAAAACGGTCAGTATCCTTTGAACATTACATCCACCGGAAGCACCGTGAACATAACGACCGGAGTTGTGAACGCTACGGTGACCAACACTGTGTATACGGACGATCAGTTCTCAGTGTATCAGGTAGATAAGGTACTGCTTCCGTTGGACATTTTTGGCCGCAAGAGTACCCCGGTAGCGCCGGCACCGGCACCGTTAAAGCCGCAGAAGGCTGTTGAAGATGCTGAAGCTCCTGCAAAGACTACGGAAGTTCCTCCGCCGCCGCCATCCGGTGCCATAGGGATGAAGCATCATGGGTTCGTGGCTGTGATACTTGCGATGGGTGTTCTTAAGGCGCTTTTGCTTTGA